One Saccharopolyspora erythraea NRRL 2338 genomic region harbors:
- a CDS encoding carboxymuconolactone decarboxylase family protein, with amino-acid sequence MARLEYQSVDSEIADRIRERRGGQLTPLDQMLLHSPPIADGWNSLLGAIRTRAGLPADIRELAILRVAALNGADYEWNAHEPVAHRAGLTPEQTEGLRVDVVDPAATLTAPQRAALAYTDAMTRSVEVPDDVFKALHEHFDDRHIVELTATIGTYNLVSRFLVALHVGRPDEATEPDTLDENGAVA; translated from the coding sequence ATGGCACGCCTGGAATACCAGAGCGTTGACAGCGAAATCGCTGATCGGATCCGCGAGCGGCGCGGCGGGCAGCTCACACCACTGGACCAGATGCTGCTGCACAGTCCCCCGATCGCCGACGGATGGAACAGTCTGCTGGGAGCGATCCGCACCCGTGCCGGCCTGCCCGCCGACATCCGGGAACTCGCGATCCTGCGCGTCGCAGCTCTCAACGGTGCCGACTACGAGTGGAACGCGCACGAACCGGTCGCGCACCGAGCCGGGCTCACCCCCGAGCAGACCGAAGGGCTCCGCGTCGACGTCGTGGACCCGGCGGCCACGCTTACGGCACCGCAGCGCGCGGCGCTCGCCTACACCGATGCGATGACACGATCTGTCGAGGTGCCCGACGACGTCTTCAAGGCGCTGCACGAGCACTTCGACGACCGGCACATCGTCGAGCTCACCGCGACGATCGGCACCTACAACCTGGTCTCCCGCTTCCTGGTCGCCCTGCACGTCGGTCGACCGGACGAGGCGACCGAACCCGACACCCTCGACGAGAACGGAGCAGTGGCATGA
- the dctA gene encoding C4-dicarboxylate transporter DctA, translated as MPMRSLLHSAFTSKLYVTVLVAIALGAALGLIAPEIGASLEPVGTGFISLIQMLIAPVVFCTIVTGIASAGELTAVGRVGVKALVYFEVVTTIALIAGLVVMDVFEPGRGLNADPNALQLSGAAEKYLQTSESQNWYDFLVQIIPHSVVSAFTEGNVLQVLLIAILFALAIKALGSRGEPLARGIGRVGEAVFGVVKLVMYLAPLGAFGAMAYTTGKFGLGTLTSLGSVIALFWATGIVFSLLVFGLIARLCGLRILKLYRYFKDELLITLGTSNYEVVMPQLMRKLENLGSPKRIVGLVVPSGYAFNGDGVCLYLGFASLYIAQAFNVDLSLWQQIGLLAVFMVTSKGSAGVAGAGFVILAATLSTTGAVPVVGIMLVLGIDRFLSTMRGLVSLSGQIMGSLVVARWERALDLERARAVLNGEPVVPLPDRDGSAETFPAPTADAVANTAGPS; from the coding sequence ATGCCGATGCGATCGCTGTTGCACAGCGCTTTCACGTCGAAGCTGTACGTGACCGTCCTCGTCGCGATCGCTCTCGGCGCGGCCCTCGGCCTGATCGCTCCGGAGATCGGTGCGTCGCTCGAGCCGGTCGGCACAGGTTTCATCTCGTTGATCCAGATGCTCATCGCCCCGGTGGTGTTCTGCACGATCGTCACCGGTATCGCCTCGGCCGGGGAGCTGACGGCTGTGGGGCGTGTCGGGGTGAAAGCTCTGGTCTACTTCGAGGTCGTCACGACGATCGCGCTGATCGCCGGTTTGGTCGTGATGGATGTGTTCGAGCCGGGTAGGGGGCTCAACGCGGATCCGAACGCGTTGCAGCTCTCGGGTGCGGCGGAGAAGTACCTGCAGACCAGCGAGAGCCAGAACTGGTACGACTTCCTGGTTCAGATCATTCCGCACAGCGTCGTCAGCGCTTTCACCGAGGGCAACGTGCTGCAGGTTCTGCTCATCGCGATCTTGTTCGCCCTCGCGATCAAGGCGCTCGGCAGCCGGGGCGAGCCGCTGGCCCGCGGTATCGGCCGTGTCGGCGAAGCGGTGTTCGGTGTGGTCAAACTCGTCATGTACCTGGCGCCGCTGGGGGCCTTCGGCGCGATGGCCTACACCACGGGCAAGTTCGGGCTTGGAACGCTGACCAGTTTGGGCAGTGTGATCGCGCTGTTCTGGGCCACCGGCATCGTGTTCAGCCTGCTGGTGTTCGGCTTGATCGCTCGGCTGTGCGGGCTGCGGATCCTCAAGCTGTACCGGTACTTCAAAGACGAGCTGCTGATCACGCTGGGCACCTCCAACTACGAGGTCGTGATGCCGCAGCTCATGCGCAAGCTGGAGAACCTCGGCTCGCCCAAGCGGATCGTCGGCCTCGTCGTTCCCTCCGGATATGCGTTCAACGGTGACGGAGTGTGCCTCTACCTCGGCTTCGCGTCTCTGTACATCGCGCAGGCGTTCAACGTCGACCTGTCGTTGTGGCAGCAGATCGGGTTGCTGGCCGTCTTCATGGTCACCTCGAAGGGCAGCGCGGGAGTTGCCGGTGCGGGCTTCGTCATCCTCGCGGCGACCCTGTCGACCACGGGCGCGGTCCCTGTTGTCGGGATCATGCTGGTCTTGGGCATCGACCGGTTCCTGTCGACCATGCGTGGTCTGGTCAGCCTGTCCGGACAGATCATGGGCAGTCTCGTCGTCGCACGCTGGGAACGCGCTCTCGATCTCGAACGTGCTCGCGCCGTCCTCAACGGCGAACCCGTTGTACCCCTGCCTGACCGCGACGGTTCCGCCGAGACATTCCCAGCGCCCACGGCCGACGCGGTCGCCAACACTGCGGGCCCCTCCTGA
- a CDS encoding SDR family NAD(P)-dependent oxidoreductase: MSGRLAGKVAIVTGAGSAGPGWGNGRATAAIFAREGARVLVVDRDAEPLESTLEVIAEEGGTAVAHTCDVTDSAAVAGMVEAARTAFGRIDVLVNNVGGSRHGGPVELDEQTWQAQLDTNLSSAYLGCKHVIPVMKEQGGGAIVNIASTSGLRWTGSAQVGYASAKAGVIQLSKVVAVQHAPDRIRVNTVVPGQLHTPMVEARLAGQRTGGDVDALLAQRQARIPLGFMGDGRDTAHAALFLASDEARFVTGTEIVVDGGMTARCD, encoded by the coding sequence ATGAGCGGTCGACTGGCAGGCAAGGTCGCGATCGTCACCGGTGCGGGCAGCGCCGGTCCGGGTTGGGGCAACGGGCGTGCAACGGCGGCCATCTTCGCCCGCGAAGGCGCACGGGTGCTGGTCGTGGACCGCGACGCCGAACCGCTGGAGTCGACCCTGGAGGTGATCGCTGAGGAGGGAGGCACTGCGGTGGCGCACACGTGTGACGTCACCGACTCCGCAGCCGTCGCGGGCATGGTCGAGGCTGCCCGCACCGCGTTCGGCAGGATCGACGTTCTGGTCAACAACGTCGGCGGCTCACGGCACGGCGGACCGGTGGAACTCGACGAGCAGACCTGGCAGGCGCAACTGGACACCAACCTCTCCAGCGCCTACCTCGGCTGCAAACACGTCATTCCGGTCATGAAGGAGCAGGGCGGCGGTGCGATCGTGAACATCGCATCGACCTCAGGACTGCGTTGGACCGGCTCGGCCCAGGTGGGATACGCGTCGGCGAAAGCAGGCGTCATCCAGCTGTCCAAAGTGGTCGCCGTGCAGCACGCCCCGGACCGGATCCGGGTCAACACAGTGGTGCCAGGACAGTTGCACACCCCCATGGTGGAAGCTCGTCTCGCCGGGCAACGCACCGGCGGCGATGTGGACGCGCTGCTCGCCCAACGCCAGGCCCGCATCCCGCTCGGATTCATGGGAGACGGCCGCGACACCGCACACGCCGCGCTTTTCCTCGCTTCCGACGAAGCGCGATTCGTCACCGGCACCGAGATCGTCGTCGACGGCGGCATGACCGCCCGCTGCGACTGA